One window of Nocardia sp. NBC_00508 genomic DNA carries:
- a CDS encoding PPE domain-containing protein yields MPLNVDPQELVATAAKLAAMARDTGAALPPGWVVPAGADPISAQAVPQLNAQAASLLNGMIGVLNEIQRTAYNVGAAAVDYTEEDDRGAQTIGGSGRDIVANPVGEVQEVSQRRPPSIRFPVAGGAVDPLTFAKQLHTGPGPGAAKGFADALRSFTGGPHLLATEGVDSAARVMQNWEPVGAAAATELGQRRGWLDQIGTGLGLLADGIDTYSDAFRTAKAKHPTPQEIIAARKELLAAMRSKNELGIQAALAKFNEQNARSMETITGYTTEVGSKVGAGEGTGEGNGNGKGNGSGGGDSSALSSMLPALMSAMASAGMPLAELGRSDSADDYSLEEYGYDDLGIPSGLGIGSPGGTPSSLGTSISDVTTETVAATALPLTAAASAGSSSMPRTPVIEPLSASSAANTAARGGTPMMPYMPMAPGMGNAGGSGNERNRVVAWHPDRLMYVDDTPHTEAVIGERPTIAPTVTSPTPAPTNQTPSQPGGNA; encoded by the coding sequence ATGCCGCTGAATGTCGATCCGCAGGAACTCGTCGCTACTGCGGCGAAGCTCGCCGCGATGGCACGCGACACCGGCGCGGCGCTGCCCCCTGGTTGGGTCGTGCCAGCGGGGGCCGACCCGATCTCGGCACAGGCGGTGCCGCAGCTCAACGCGCAGGCAGCATCGCTTCTCAACGGAATGATCGGTGTGCTCAATGAGATTCAGCGCACCGCGTACAACGTCGGCGCCGCGGCGGTCGACTACACCGAAGAAGACGACCGCGGCGCACAGACGATCGGCGGCAGCGGTCGCGACATCGTCGCCAATCCGGTCGGCGAGGTCCAAGAGGTCAGCCAGCGGCGGCCGCCGTCGATCCGGTTTCCGGTTGCCGGCGGCGCGGTCGACCCGTTGACCTTCGCGAAGCAGTTGCATACCGGGCCGGGGCCGGGCGCGGCAAAGGGATTCGCGGACGCGTTGCGCAGTTTCACCGGTGGTCCGCACCTCCTCGCGACGGAGGGCGTCGACTCGGCGGCGCGGGTGATGCAGAACTGGGAGCCGGTGGGGGCCGCGGCGGCGACCGAACTCGGTCAGCGCCGCGGGTGGCTCGACCAGATCGGCACGGGCCTCGGGCTTCTCGCCGACGGAATCGACACCTACAGCGACGCATTCCGGACGGCGAAGGCGAAACACCCGACCCCGCAGGAGATCATCGCGGCGCGCAAGGAGCTGCTCGCCGCGATGCGCTCCAAGAACGAGCTCGGCATCCAGGCGGCGTTGGCGAAATTCAACGAGCAGAATGCACGCTCGATGGAGACGATCACCGGATACACCACCGAGGTCGGCTCCAAAGTGGGGGCTGGTGAGGGAACTGGCGAAGGCAACGGAAACGGCAAGGGCAATGGCAGCGGTGGCGGCGACAGCAGCGCGCTGAGCTCGATGCTGCCCGCTCTGATGAGCGCGATGGCCTCGGCCGGAATGCCGTTGGCGGAACTCGGCCGGTCGGATTCGGCCGACGATTACAGCCTCGAGGAGTACGGCTACGACGACCTCGGCATCCCGAGCGGCCTCGGCATCGGCAGCCCCGGCGGGACGCCGAGCAGCCTCGGCACCAGCATCTCGGACGTCACTACGGAAACCGTCGCTGCCACGGCCTTGCCGCTGACCGCGGCGGCCAGCGCTGGCTCGTCGTCCATGCCACGTACGCCGGTGATCGAACCGCTCAGTGCGTCATCGGCCGCCAATACCGCCGCCCGCGGCGGAACGCCGATGATGCCCTACATGCCGATGGCGCCGGGCATGGGCAACGCGGGCGGCAGCGGCAATGAACGCAACCGGGTTGTGGCGTGGCATCCCGACCGCCTCATGTACGTCGACGACACACCGCACACCGAAGCGGTGATCGGCGAGCGGCCCACGATAGCCCCGACCGTGACCTCGCCGACGCCCGCGCCGACCAACCAAACCCCGAGCCAACCCGGAGGTAACGCATGA
- a CDS encoding DUF4226 domain-containing protein — translation MGDLLPVAAMAAPLALGMLPMIASALAGLGSGGGGGGGSAAAPVAADGGGGGVAGGGMSPEAERALRVLKALEAVYGGGDPSDPRVRELQQQLGVSPGGRGAGAGSIRATRLFQRTAAKAFNNLDNQLVSYVRGLAGSNKVDKKAVVGLVREVNVALAELGPQAYTKAGQRKVHQILTAALQKAQSIVSGGSAKSADTAAAINRLTKQYLYNIAGKNYRPGGNRNTAGASSATQRAIQIAAGELGVSEYAQNRVNRPYNINDAWCASFATWAWSQAGINVPWSNKNHVRSIWSDAQRMRLADSSYNARAGDLVILNGGEHIGMVVARTGNTITTIEGNSSDAVRQRTYYLGTSGMVGVVHPPS, via the coding sequence GTGGGGGATTTGTTGCCGGTGGCGGCGATGGCGGCGCCGTTGGCGTTGGGGATGTTGCCGATGATTGCGTCGGCGTTGGCGGGGTTGGGTAGTGGCGGTGGTGGGGGTGGTGGGTCTGCTGCGGCGCCGGTGGCGGCGGATGGTGGTGGTGGTGGTGTGGCTGGTGGGGGGATGTCGCCGGAGGCGGAGCGGGCGTTGCGGGTGTTGAAGGCGTTGGAGGCGGTTTATGGTGGGGGTGATCCGTCGGATCCGCGGGTGCGTGAGTTGCAGCAGCAGTTGGGTGTTTCGCCGGGTGGTCGGGGTGCGGGGGCGGGGTCGATTCGGGCGACGCGGTTGTTTCAGCGGACGGCGGCGAAGGCGTTCAATAATTTGGATAATCAGTTGGTGTCGTATGTGCGGGGGTTGGCGGGGTCGAACAAGGTTGATAAGAAGGCTGTTGTCGGTTTGGTGCGTGAGGTGAATGTTGCGTTGGCGGAGTTGGGGCCGCAGGCGTATACGAAGGCGGGGCAGCGGAAGGTTCATCAGATTTTGACTGCGGCGTTGCAGAAGGCGCAGTCGATTGTGTCGGGTGGTTCGGCGAAGTCGGCGGATACCGCGGCGGCGATCAATCGGTTGACCAAGCAGTATCTGTACAACATCGCAGGCAAAAACTACCGACCCGGCGGCAACCGTAATACGGCCGGAGCGTCCTCGGCCACGCAGCGGGCGATCCAGATCGCCGCCGGTGAACTCGGCGTCAGCGAGTACGCCCAGAATCGCGTGAACCGGCCGTACAACATCAACGACGCGTGGTGCGCCTCCTTCGCCACCTGGGCCTGGAGCCAAGCCGGCATCAACGTTCCCTGGTCCAACAAGAATCATGTGCGGAGCATCTGGTCCGATGCGCAGCGTATGCGTCTTGCCGACAGCTCATACAACGCCCGGGCCGGCGATCTCGTCATCCTCAACGGCGGCGAACACATCGGCATGGTGGTGGCGCGCACCGGCAATACCATCACCACCATCGAAGGCAATTCCAGCGATGCGGTGCGCCAGCGGACCTACTACCTCGGCACCAGCGGCATGGTCGGCGTCGTCCACCCACCCAGCTGA
- a CDS encoding MurR/RpiR family transcriptional regulator, giving the protein MAGEAPQTYRELRAILQHRLPEFADGQQRIARLVLDDPDGTAFRSIGESAELAGVHRSSLVRFATMLGLSGYPDLVKLCRTQLAAEANLLRERAVEPTSREQFLSAVLNRDAANMARAFDRIDRDDWDRAVHAVASAETVHVVGLRVSLAVAYQVTYLLRAIRPGVRQIRAAAGLLVDELRGIQSGDTLVAISIHRYARDTVHAVEWARRRGATTIALTDGPSSPLARIADVTFYAETDSVAELPSLTALSSVAQALAFAVKRQLGPDRHSDLTPDEQLLEEFAVYEDHRARGI; this is encoded by the coding sequence GTGGCAGGCGAGGCACCCCAGACATATCGCGAGTTGCGTGCGATTTTGCAGCATCGATTACCCGAGTTCGCCGACGGTCAGCAGCGGATCGCCCGACTGGTGCTCGACGATCCGGACGGCACCGCGTTTCGCAGCATCGGCGAGAGCGCGGAACTGGCCGGTGTCCATCGCTCGTCGCTGGTGCGTTTCGCGACCATGCTCGGTCTGTCGGGATACCCGGATCTGGTCAAGCTCTGTCGGACACAGCTCGCCGCCGAGGCGAATCTGTTGCGCGAGCGCGCCGTCGAGCCGACCTCGCGAGAGCAATTTCTCTCCGCCGTGCTGAACCGCGACGCGGCCAATATGGCGCGCGCCTTCGACCGGATCGACCGCGACGACTGGGACCGCGCGGTGCACGCCGTGGCGTCGGCCGAGACGGTGCATGTCGTCGGACTGCGGGTCTCCCTGGCGGTGGCCTACCAGGTCACCTATCTGCTGCGGGCGATCCGGCCCGGGGTCAGACAGATCAGGGCGGCCGCCGGGCTGCTCGTCGACGAGCTGCGCGGGATCCAGTCCGGGGACACGCTCGTGGCGATTTCGATCCACCGATACGCGCGCGACACCGTGCACGCCGTGGAATGGGCGCGCCGCCGCGGCGCCACGACCATCGCGCTCACCGATGGGCCGTCCTCGCCGCTGGCCCGCATCGCGGATGTGACGTTCTACGCCGAGACCGACAGCGTGGCGGAACTGCCTTCGCTGACCGCACTCAGCTCGGTCGCTCAAGCGTTGGCGTTCGCGGTCAAACGTCAGCTGGGGCCCGACCGGCACTCGGATCTGACTCCGGATGAACAGTTACTGGAGGAGTTCGCCGTGTATGAAGATCATCGTGCGCGAGGTATCTGA
- a CDS encoding transglycosylase SLT domain-containing protein, whose protein sequence is MAGSMPMAAAAMGALAAIAAQYGDGAPTAMTGQPYRPPDVAGARPSGPVAWDGELGSHYAGSNQNRARHGDATQSMNAELERVLGGAVESSTHGRAAIGAIIAEVNTALTALGTINDANASRQLVISTLDSALQRAGTVLGQGQTSAVLTAERVAALADRYLQESRPAQPRRPRRTAHPGMRGPSGGPPRTRPSGQQGQWINEAMQVLRQHGYDTRQIDPADIAAIIQHESGGNPNAINLWDSNAAAGIPSKGLMQTIDPTFNSYSVSGHRDIWNPVDNIVAGVRYAIDRYGSVSNVPGIVQMRSGGSYVGY, encoded by the coding sequence ATGGCAGGTTCGATGCCCATGGCCGCCGCGGCGATGGGGGCCCTGGCCGCTATCGCCGCCCAGTACGGCGACGGAGCGCCGACGGCCATGACGGGACAGCCATACCGGCCGCCCGATGTCGCAGGCGCGCGGCCCAGTGGACCCGTTGCGTGGGACGGCGAGCTGGGCTCGCACTATGCGGGAAGCAACCAGAATCGGGCACGCCACGGAGACGCCACGCAATCGATGAACGCCGAACTCGAACGCGTCCTCGGCGGTGCGGTCGAAAGCTCCACCCATGGCCGAGCCGCCATCGGAGCGATCATCGCCGAGGTGAACACCGCCCTGACCGCCCTCGGCACCATCAACGATGCCAACGCGAGCAGGCAGCTCGTGATCTCCACCTTGGACAGCGCATTGCAGCGCGCGGGAACCGTTCTGGGACAGGGCCAGACCTCGGCCGTGCTCACTGCCGAGCGGGTGGCCGCTTTGGCGGATCGCTACCTGCAGGAATCGCGTCCCGCCCAGCCACGCAGGCCACGCCGCACGGCGCACCCGGGCATGCGCGGCCCCAGCGGTGGTCCGCCGCGCACGCGGCCGTCGGGGCAACAGGGGCAATGGATCAACGAGGCGATGCAAGTCTTGCGGCAGCACGGCTACGACACGCGACAGATCGATCCGGCCGACATCGCGGCGATCATCCAGCACGAGTCCGGCGGCAACCCGAACGCGATCAATCTGTGGGACAGCAACGCCGCCGCGGGCATTCCGTCCAAAGGGCTGATGCAGACCATCGATCCGACGTTCAACTCGTATTCCGTTTCGGGACATCGGGATATCTGGAATCCAGTGGACAACATCGTCGCCGGGGTGCGATACGCCATCGACCGCTACGGGTCGGTCAGCAACGTACCCGGGATCGTGCAGATGCGGAGCGGCGGATCATACGTGGGGTACTGA
- a CDS encoding phage tail tip lysozyme, with product MGDLLPVAAMAAPLALGMLPMIASALAGLGSGGGGGGGSAAAPVAADGGGGVAGGGMSPEAERALRVLKALEAVYGGGDPSDPRVRELQQQLGVSPGGRGAGAGSIRATRLFQRTAAKAFNNLDNQLVSYVRGLAGSNKVDKKAVVGLVREVNVALAELGPQAYTKAGQRKVHQILTAALQKAQSIVSGGSAKSADTAAAINRLTKQYLYNIAGKNYRPPTRSGSADSIPGGQNPQVADMYRYLISHYGLTPAQAAGILGNIQVESGFKTDAFNPREGALGLCQWLGGRRRNLERFAATYGKPVTDWKVQIDFMMHELRTGESGAYARLRGAQTPAAAAAVFDHYYERSSGEARGQRMAYANAIAGAMRNVSA from the coding sequence GTGGGGGATTTGTTGCCGGTGGCGGCGATGGCGGCGCCGTTGGCGTTGGGGATGTTGCCGATGATTGCGTCGGCGTTGGCGGGGTTGGGTAGTGGCGGTGGTGGGGGTGGTGGGTCTGCTGCGGCGCCGGTGGCGGCGGATGGTGGTGGTGGTGTGGCTGGTGGGGGGATGTCGCCGGAGGCGGAGCGGGCGTTGCGGGTGTTGAAGGCGTTGGAGGCGGTTTATGGTGGGGGTGATCCGTCGGATCCGCGGGTGCGTGAGTTGCAGCAGCAGTTGGGTGTTTCGCCGGGTGGTCGGGGTGCGGGGGCGGGGTCGATTCGGGCGACGCGGTTGTTTCAGCGGACGGCGGCGAAGGCGTTCAATAATTTGGATAATCAGTTGGTGTCGTATGTGCGGGGGTTGGCGGGGTCGAACAAGGTTGATAAGAAGGCTGTTGTCGGTTTGGTGCGTGAGGTGAATGTTGCGTTGGCGGAGTTGGGGCCGCAGGCGTATACGAAGGCGGGGCAGCGGAAGGTTCATCAGATTTTGACTGCGGCGTTGCAGAAGGCGCAGTCGATTGTGTCGGGTGGTTCGGCGAAGTCGGCGGATACCGCGGCGGCGATCAATCGGTTGACCAAGCAGTATCTGTACAACATCGCAGGCAAAAACTACCGACCGCCGACTCGATCGGGATCCGCCGACAGCATCCCCGGCGGACAGAACCCCCAGGTTGCCGACATGTATCGGTACCTCATCTCACACTATGGGCTCACACCTGCGCAGGCAGCGGGAATTCTGGGCAACATCCAGGTCGAATCAGGCTTCAAGACCGATGCCTTCAATCCGCGCGAAGGCGCCCTGGGGCTATGCCAATGGCTGGGTGGGCGACGGCGGAATCTCGAGCGATTCGCCGCTACCTATGGGAAGCCGGTCACCGACTGGAAGGTCCAAATCGATTTCATGATGCACGAATTGCGCACGGGTGAATCGGGTGCTTACGCGCGCCTCAGGGGTGCGCAAACGCCGGCCGCCGCGGCGGCGGTGTTCGATCACTACTACGAAAGAAGTTCGGGCGAGGCCCGAGGGCAACGCATGGCGTATGCGAACGCCATTGCGGGAGCTATGCGCAACGTGTCCGCATAG
- a CDS encoding ATP-binding protein, with translation MALGRDLQPTAAIRGNLQFTHSGLVTATYFINPLGYGLRKASDKHDVKMAHHALVNNLPSGSLLLGIQARLNTIDVLTKMVEGVDLDECEDYADEVVASYERVHAILPQTRLFLLSFPVGASNSSISGLSRLWRGSTTTVDATAISRADLDAYDEKANEILSRIGGDFDPMPVPAALFQWLWEHYLSRGAAGDPVAPTRAGALDDATAAVFRSAALDEGAQADSNRRLRPSFVPVIKVVQPDYEYRPSYQAMLTPHSFPYAGMTFPGGSEFLNVLEGLGDVTVDWGMRISTKPADQVLKNNELSLRRLGEQMDQRDQEVSFAQNTLASKARMLGEYNQHFEVNGGESEVSFTTVIAIGGPSRDATMDAVNALKRRYKRFQVEMTAPVGAQTDLWSMFIPGSPPRRAFDDYAHIVPSDMWAGFVPFTTSQIGDDSGPVIGVNLLSGHFEPVHFGIMEAALHDLSASFAVTGELGSGKSYFLKLMAVLVHDMGGQFLAIDRSQVGEWEHFARSIDDAVVIDLANPTVSLDPLRLFDPRIAGERALDSILPLLDLSPTSGAGAAASNLLSPRGIAEHGIRSMLDLFHTVRRLRDHPGQGEEYADLAARLGTVVERVPVLFDPKLRPLRLNAAATVVRSHNLQLPTAEELTTPHLYNRLPLTKRLGTALYELVGVAAREAFLTDNGRFGLLVGDEAHHFTQTQVGSAVTSDFSRDGRKHLAAIGLASHDPATDFQGAAHNLIPNRFVFRQRDETLARNSLAWLGVDLDEAPFLLQILREETSPPVGPGRQVPDERRGEMFMRDALNRIGRGKVLGPARPDRAAAITSTPTTANGAGSSLPERSVRP, from the coding sequence ATGGCACTCGGACGAGATCTACAGCCCACCGCGGCGATTCGCGGGAATCTCCAGTTCACCCACTCGGGTCTGGTCACCGCGACTTACTTCATCAACCCGCTCGGCTACGGATTGCGCAAGGCCAGCGACAAGCACGACGTGAAGATGGCGCATCACGCACTGGTCAACAACCTGCCGAGTGGTTCGCTGTTGCTCGGCATCCAGGCGCGGCTGAACACGATCGACGTGCTCACCAAGATGGTGGAGGGCGTCGACCTGGACGAGTGCGAGGACTACGCGGACGAGGTGGTCGCCTCCTACGAGCGTGTGCATGCGATCCTGCCGCAGACCCGCCTCTTCCTGCTGTCGTTCCCGGTCGGCGCCAGCAACTCCAGTATCTCCGGGTTGTCGCGCCTGTGGCGCGGCAGTACCACCACGGTCGATGCGACGGCGATCTCCCGCGCCGACCTGGACGCCTACGACGAGAAGGCGAATGAGATCCTGTCCAGGATCGGCGGTGACTTCGATCCGATGCCGGTGCCCGCCGCCCTGTTCCAATGGCTTTGGGAGCATTACCTTTCGCGGGGCGCGGCGGGGGACCCGGTGGCGCCGACCCGGGCGGGCGCGCTGGACGACGCCACGGCGGCCGTGTTCCGCTCCGCCGCACTCGACGAGGGCGCCCAGGCCGACAGCAATCGGCGTCTGCGGCCGTCGTTCGTCCCCGTCATCAAGGTGGTGCAGCCGGATTACGAGTACCGCCCGTCCTACCAGGCGATGCTGACGCCGCACTCGTTCCCGTACGCGGGCATGACGTTTCCCGGCGGCAGCGAGTTCCTCAACGTGCTCGAGGGCCTCGGCGACGTCACCGTCGACTGGGGCATGCGGATCTCGACCAAGCCCGCAGACCAGGTGCTCAAGAACAATGAGCTCAGCCTGCGTCGGCTCGGCGAGCAGATGGATCAGCGGGATCAGGAGGTCTCGTTCGCACAGAACACGCTGGCGTCCAAGGCGCGGATGCTCGGCGAGTACAACCAGCACTTCGAGGTCAACGGCGGTGAGTCGGAGGTCTCGTTCACCACCGTCATCGCCATCGGCGGGCCATCGCGGGACGCCACTATGGACGCGGTCAACGCGCTCAAGCGCCGCTACAAGCGGTTTCAGGTCGAGATGACCGCGCCGGTCGGCGCGCAAACCGACTTGTGGTCGATGTTCATTCCCGGCAGCCCGCCGCGCCGGGCTTTCGACGACTACGCCCATATCGTCCCCTCGGACATGTGGGCGGGTTTCGTGCCGTTCACCACCAGTCAGATCGGCGACGACAGCGGACCGGTGATCGGGGTCAACCTGCTGTCGGGCCATTTCGAGCCGGTCCACTTCGGCATCATGGAGGCCGCGCTGCACGACCTGTCCGCCTCGTTCGCGGTGACCGGCGAACTCGGTTCGGGTAAGTCGTATTTCCTCAAGCTGATGGCGGTGCTCGTCCACGATATGGGCGGGCAGTTCCTTGCCATCGACCGCAGTCAGGTTGGCGAATGGGAGCATTTCGCGCGGTCGATCGATGACGCGGTCGTCATCGACCTGGCAAATCCCACGGTGTCGCTGGACCCGCTGCGATTGTTCGACCCGCGGATCGCGGGCGAACGAGCGCTGGACTCGATCCTGCCGCTGCTCGACCTGTCGCCGACCTCCGGCGCGGGCGCCGCGGCGAGTAATCTGCTGTCGCCAAGGGGCATTGCCGAGCACGGAATTCGGAGCATGCTCGATCTGTTCCACACCGTGCGCCGGTTGCGCGATCACCCGGGCCAGGGTGAGGAGTACGCCGATCTGGCGGCGCGGCTCGGCACTGTGGTCGAGCGGGTGCCGGTGCTGTTCGACCCCAAGTTGCGACCGCTGCGCCTCAACGCCGCCGCGACCGTTGTACGCAGCCACAATCTGCAATTGCCCACAGCCGAGGAACTCACCACCCCGCACCTGTACAACCGGTTGCCGCTGACCAAACGGCTCGGTACGGCGTTGTACGAACTGGTCGGCGTCGCCGCGCGAGAGGCGTTCCTCACCGACAACGGCAGATTCGGCCTGCTGGTCGGTGACGAGGCGCACCACTTCACGCAAACGCAGGTCGGCTCGGCGGTCACCTCGGATTTCAGCCGCGACGGTCGTAAGCACCTGGCCGCGATCGGGCTCGCCTCGCACGACCCGGCCACCGACTTCCAGGGCGCCGCGCACAACCTCATTCCGAACCGGTTCGTCTTCCGGCAGCGCGATGAGACGCTGGCGCGCAACAGCTTGGCATGGCTCGGCGTCGACCTGGACGAAGCGCCCTTCCTGTTGCAGATCCTCCGCGAAGAGACCTCGCCTCCGGTCGGTCCCGGCCGTCAGGTGCCCGACGAGCGTCGTGGTGAGATGTTCATGCGTGACGCGCTGAACCGCATCGGTCGTGGCAAAGTACTCGGTCCGGCGCGTCCGGACCGCGCCGCGGCGATCACCAGCACCCCGACCACCGCCAATGGCGCTGGCTCCTCGCTTCCGGAGCGGTCGGTGCGTCCATGA